One genomic window of Anthonomus grandis grandis chromosome 3, icAntGran1.3, whole genome shotgun sequence includes the following:
- the LOC126733886 gene encoding uncharacterized protein LOC126733886, protein MLPSRTFFIPISWIAGLLCIVTGIPWIENTQEVLDTYHDIAVYNAVVESMNEWHKRQELRKAGNRTKREEPSVCYEKLGCFDASGPFGYLDMLPSKPDEINTKFLMYPARNRQRRSGSVPTEVPFEKMDEAFEWAKSGFNRSLPTKVLVHGFGSDCGYIWAYEIRSALMAVEEVNTICVDWSNGAALPNYVKASANTRLVGKQVSLLLRGLVEKNGLSLLNTHLIGFSLGAHIAGFAGADLGNLSRITGLDPAGPLFESQDTRARLDETDAGFVDVIHSNGENLILGGLGSSQPMGHVDFYPNGGRMQKGCSHLFVGAVSDIIWSPAVEGRSLCNHRRATKFFIDSVSPRCHFPAFPCDTYDNFLAGKCFPCSGDSKCGNMGYYADRSKGRGQLYLITREEEPFCAHQYLVRIETSPSPLPVKSYGKIQVTLVGDSYLNESFLLTRKEDEELKLGEPVSKIVVLHPLLSQPIKIEVLYTAYSGWLSSGLSQWKIDKVMLMDSFGKISSVCKKNFILESGKPAILPLYPRDCDIHKTDSSDSEEEIKLDKAENVHVGYLNSKEESTNSLDDVEAESSRAFNSRVIKADKINKNTDALNREVVEPILKPQPTKNGRAHVESSKSKSEISEPILGPTTVKSVDKSTEKTIKREEELLKGEDRPGDTRRKPEDSKSLRDPAVGYERSRNPSNNPNPLDAIVTTVQFLPQRLARMFEQAEKYARETFLPLVSTYTPRFISDFIGQRGEPKYVPLHYEEDQEIQKTAESKSPDAPSNIQQRSISIANGFNRLSTDEVLTTPYTHIQRIIKKSQKSNNDVLDDSVPSESSNVAVITESVTLTTTFSDINPIFPDPNKRFNIRVDYGQNGKNKRQNQENSITGSSKPGPEPTLIETVANVLQNIPDSFSRALNQFQNYTRSNILPFVQSYSPRSFADLLWIRPAPKTTLNIETKQENSSEMTQRTTRVRFTLEQIDPPENVNKTSKIVTGPNDVLKTTSKIQTTTTSSNTAADISSTLSTPSKVETFTKMTGSDHPTIATSLPTVTTTLFKEFSTYSTSSNLEASSKTTDSNQPTTDSSLPTVVSTVADAPIELTDVNHDTTTLSYSTEATTLVVEDSSTYSTSSIIKASSETTDSNQPTIAPSLSTVVSTLASTSSTVKTSDVSPATSPSLSTVVDEKVGAPYSTETPSVTGETSEEYDSMQNEILKPYRNSPVIKILTTKSPVSKKTNYIQRIPKRGEQWLYTLPQPFTIVIDPRDLTTEVQKAISTTTTVRPKVTKYQSYIQKIPKKKIVQNFKFLKKDPWEGMMVVGQKDLLVQSPHGDNMILRVSNDGRFIV, encoded by the exons AAGTACCATTCGAAAAAATGGACGAGGCATTCGAGTGGGCCAAAAGTGGCTTCAATCGAAGCCTACCCACCAAAGTGTTGGTCCACGGCTTCGGCAGCGACTGCGGCTACATTTGGGCCTACGAAATCCGAAGTGCTTTGATGGCTGTG GAAGAAGTGAACACGATATGCGTGGATTGGTCCAACGGGGCGGCCCTACCCAACTACGTAAAAGCCTCGGCGAACACCCGTTTAGTTGGCAAACAAGTCTCTTTGCTCCTGAGGGGTTTAGTGGAGAAAAACGGGTTATCCCTATTAAACACCCACCTTATTGGTTTCAGTTTGGGTGCACATATTGCGGGATTTGCCGGGGCTGATTTGGGGAATCTTAGCAGGATTACAG GTTTGGACCCCGCCGGTCCTTTATTTGAATCCCAAGACACCCGTGCCAGACTGGATGAAACCGACGCGGGATTTGTTGACGTCATTCATAGTAACGGTGAAAATCTGATTCTGGGTGGTCTGGGATCATCCCAGCCAATGGGACACGTGGACTTTTATCCTAACGGAGGTCGTATGCAGAAGGGCTGTAGTCATTTGTTCGTTGGGGCTGTTAGCGATATCATTTGGT ctccCGCTGTGGAGGGCAGATCGTTGTGCAATCACAGGAGAGCCACGAAATTTTTTATCGATTCAGTCTCTCCTCGATGTCATTTTCCCGCTTTCCCGTGTGATACTTACGATAACTTTTTGGCGGGAAAGTGTTTTCCTTGTAGTGGAGACAG TAAGTGTGGCAATATGGGGTATTATGCCGATAGGTCGAAAGGAAGGGGTCAGCTGTATCTGATTACCAGAGAAGAAGAGCCGTTTTGTG CCCATCAGTATCTAGTCAGAATAGAAACGTCACCGAGTCCTTTACCAGTGAAGAGTTACGGAAAAATCCAAGTGACTCTAGTGGGAGACTCTTACTTAAACGAATCTTTTCTACTTACCAG AAAAGAAGACGAGGAACTAAAACTGGGTGAACCTGTATCGAAAATAGTGGTACTTCATCCCCTTTTGTCCCAACCAATCAAGATCGAGGTGCTTTATACAGCCTACAGTGGCTGGCTATCTTCTGGCCTTAGCCAGTGGAAAATCGATAAGGTCATGCTGATGGACAGCTTTGGAAAAAT atcCTCGGTATGCAAAAAGAACTTTATCCTGGAATCTGGAAAGCCCGCAATCTTACCACTGTACCCCAGAGACTGTGACATCCATAAAACTGACTCTTCTGATAGTGAAGAGGAGATTAAGCTGGACAAGGCTGAGAACGTGCATGTCGGGTATCTAAATAGCAAAGAAG AAAGTACCAATAGTCTGGATGATGTAGAAGCGGAATCCAGTCGTGCCTTCAACAGTCGAGTGATAAAAGCGgacaaaatcaataaaaatactGATGCTCTCAATAGGGAAGTGGTGGAGCCTATTTTGAAGCCCCAACCTACGAAAAATGGCAGGGCACACGTAGAATCTTCCAAGTCCAAATCTGAGATTTCTGAACCTATATTAGGGCCTACAACTGTGAAGAGTGTAGACAAAAGTACGGAGAAGACCATAAAAAGAGAAGAAGAGCTGTTGAAGGGTGAAGATAGGCCTGGAGACACTCGTAGGAAACCTGAAGATTCCAAGTCGTTAAGGGATCCAGCTGTTGG aTACGAAAGATCCCGAAACCCATCGAATAACCCGAACCCCTTGGACGCCATAGTCACCACCGTACAATTTCTACCCCAACGTCTGGCCCGAATGTTCGAACAAGCAGAAAAATACGCGAGAGAAACCTTTTTGCCCTTAGTAAGCACCTACACCCCCAGGTTCATTTCGGACTTCATAGGACAACGTGGGGAACCCAAGTACGTCCCTTTACACTATGAGGAAGACCAGGAGATCCAGAAAACTGCTGAGTCTAAATCTCCGGATGCACCCAGTAACATTCAGCAAAGAAGTATCTCTATTGCTAATGGTTTCAATCGATTATCTACTGACGAGGTGCTGACTACCCCCTATACGCACATCCAAAGGATCATCAAGAAGTCACAGAAGTCGAACAACGACGTTTTGGACGATAGTGTGCCATCAGAGTCCAGCAATGTGGCTGTTATTACCGAAA GTGTCACTCTAACAACCACCTTTAGCGATATTAACCCTATTTTTCCAGACCCGAATAAAAGGTTCAATATAAGAGTAGATTACGGACAAAATGGGAAAAACAAACGACAAAACCAGGAAAATTCCATAACTGGCTCCAGTAAACCGGGACCGGAGCCTACGTTGATAGAAACGGTCGCGAATGTATTACAAAACATCCCTGATAGCTTTTCAAGGGCACTGAATCAATTCCAGAACTACACCAGATCCAATATTTTGCCTTTTGTGCAAAGTTATTCGCCAAGGAGCTTCGCTGATCTTCTATGGATCAGACCTGCCCCAAAAACGACTTTAAACATTGAAACTAAACAGGAGAACTCTAGTGAAATGACACAGAGAACTACAAGAGTTCGTTTCACTCTAGAGCAAATAGATCCACCAGAAAATGTCAATAAAACAAGTAAAATTGTTACTGGtccaaatgatgttttaaaaactacttCTAAGATTCAAACTACTACTACTTCCTCTAATACAGCAGCAGATATTTCAAGCACATTGTCCACGCCTTCTAAAGTTGAAACTTTTACCAAAATGACTGGCTCAGATCACCCTACAATTGCTACTTCATTGCCCACAGTAACAACaacattatttaaagaatttagcACTTATTCAACATCTTCTAACCTTGAAGCTTCTAGTAAAACGACTGATTCAAATCAACCCACAACTGATTCATCATTACCTACAGTAGTATCAACAGTAGCAGATGCTCCTATTGAATTAACTGATGTAAATCACGATACAACTACTTTATCATACTCTACAGAAGCAACGACATTAGTAGTAGAGGATTCTAGCACCTATTCTACATCTTCTATCATTAAAGCTTCTAGTGAAACAACTGATTCAAATCAACCGACAATTGCTCCATCATTATCTACAGTAGTATCGACATTAGCTTCTACGTCTTCCACGGTTAAAACTTCTGATGTCTCTCCTGCAACTTCTCCATCATTATCTACAGTAGTTGATGAAAAAGTGGGTGCGCCTTATTCTACTGAAACTCCTTCAGTGACTGGTGAAACTTCAGAAGAATATGACAGTATGCAAAACGAGATCTTAAAACCTTACCGTAACTCTcctgttattaaaatattaacaacaaaGTCTCCAGTatccaagaaaactaattatatcCAGAGAATTCCTAAAAGAGGTGAACAATGGCTGTATACTCTACCCCAGCCCTTCACCATAGTGATAGATCCAAGGGATTTAACTACGGAGGTCCAGAAAGCTATCTCTACTACTACGACCGTACGACCAAAAGTGACAAAATATCAGTCGTACATTCAAAAAATACCCAAAAAGAAAATCGTgcagaattttaaatttttgaaaaaagaccCGTGGGAGGGGATGATGGTTGTCGGACAGAAGGATTTGCTAGTCCAGAGCCCTCATGGGGATAATATGATATTAAGGGTGTCAAACGATGGAAGATTTATTGTTTGA
- the LOC126734440 gene encoding uncharacterized protein LOC126734440, with product MNENEAEYAQSFFGSHRDYEEYYDQEFVVSDPPPPLHVPNAQIYLNDSAHVNQRYEGDTNFNENAQYQDYMGHSSGNNQYYCDPLPQYNQNYATSAQQNYNIQLKKYYRNMCPNYPTFPVQTAQETSSLEVETSLNNYPSESQNNYQCTYHRMQDNTTSMGKSYKPEDNVEYYNKNYWPQETSKIPKPRKYPVTVKMPKYINKNHCSPQLNKRPSALSLPVVTQQDPSVVKRRSRTNQNVKKNYKPYQSPTVPPYDPNTYSAHKMNSQGDIKTYEPQVFDQVLDSFEHLTNNPQNENADELKVKQFSKFLKPRVPQSIKMKQDKFGALKTRSVQPKLKLSLDKLLNRLQKCEISESNEVSEKSSHDDVQQSSQVKSESSSKNKDTKVTSFNYENISRKCSPRPSEGPKSAPSDAKIPQKQEDQQLDIIYGALEKNTKCRTIRPMDDHCALDLHRSKSYIVDLIDRALSKELGTVPRGSVHYDISPHKAIATISRHRQNTNTNHKGLSYEVTARLAESVISSATAPTPVKPELANQIAERSLSDNQIVTEQMSEESYIKQLKQLRWGHIRHIQHEVKKLADLEEFLEKCGEIEY from the exons ATGAATGAGAATGAAGCAGAATATGCCCAAAGCTTCTTCGGAAGTCATCGAGACTACGAAGAGTATTACGACCAAGAGTTCGTTGTGTCTGATCCTCCTCCTCCTTTGCACGTTCCAAATGCTCAAATCTACTTAAAC GATTCTGCGCATGTAAATCAGAGATACGAAGGAGATACCAATTTCAATGAAAATGCACAATATCAAGACTACATGGGACATTCGTCAGGAAATAATCA GTATTACTGTGACCCACTGCCACAATATAACCAAAATTATGCTACATCAGCCCAACAGAATTACAATatacaacttaaaaaatattatcggAACATGTGCCCCAACTATCCAACATTCCCTGTTCAGACAGCCCAAGAAACCAGCTCATTAGAAGTGGAAACTTCCTTGAATAATTACCCCAGTGAGTCCCAAAATAATTATCAGTGCACTTACCATCGAATGCAGGATAATACAACCAGCATGGGAAAAAGTTATAAGCCTGAGGATAATGTTGAATATTACAATAAGAATTATTGGCCTCAAGAAACTTCTAAAATTCCAAAGCCTAGGAAATATCCTGTTACAGTAAAAATGCCTAA gtatattaataaaaaccatTGCTCTCCACAACTGAATAAACGCCCTTCAGCCCTTAGTCTCCCTGTGGTAACCCAGCAGGATCCATCAGTTGTCAAACGAAGAAGCAGGACAAATCAA aatgtaaagaaaaattacaaacCCTACCAGTCACCCACAGTTCCCCCTTATGACCCTAATACGTATTCCGCTCACAAAATGAACTCACAAGGTGACATCAAAACTTATGAACCCCAAGTGTTTGATCAAGTTTTAGATTCATTCGAACACTTGACTAATAACCCTCAAAACGAAAACGCGGATGAGCTCAAAGTCAAGcagttttccaaatttttaaaaccaagG GTTCCCCAGTCTATTAAAATGAAGCAAGACAAGTTTGGTGCCTTAAAGACAAGAAGTGTACAGCCCAAACTGAAGCTCAGCCTGGACAAACTGCTGAATAGACTGCAAAAGTGTGAGATTAGTGAGAGCAATGAAGTTTCCGAGAAGTCCAGCCATGATGATGTACAACAGTCCAGTCAAGTGAAAAGTGAGAGTAGTAGTAAAAATAAGGACACAAAG GTAACAAGCTTCAACTATGAAAACATATCAAGAAAATGCTCCCCCAGACCATCCGAAGGCCCTAAATCCGCACCATCTGACGCAAAAATCCCACAAAAGCAAGAGGATCAACAATTGGATATAATTTATGGGGCCCTGGAAAAAAATACCAAATGTCGTACTATAAGACCCATGGACGACCATTGCGCCTTAGATCTACATAGATCCAAGAGTTACATCGTCGACTTGATCGATAGAGCACTTAGTAAAGAGCTTGGAACGGTTCCTAGAGGATCT GTTCATTATGACATAAGCCCGCATAAGGCAATAGCGACCATAAGCAGACATCGTCAAAATACTAATACAAATCACAAAGGGTTAAGTTACGAAGTGACTGCTCGATTGGCAGAGTCGGTTATATCCAGCGCGACTGCGCCAACTCCGGTGAAACCCGAACTGGCCAATCAGATCGCTGAAAGGAGCCTTAGTGATAACCAAATCGTTACCGAACAAATGA GTGAAGAATCTTATATAAAGCAATTGAAACAGCTCAGGTGGGGCCACATAAGGCATATTCAGCACGAGGTGAAAAAACTGGCCGATTTGGAagagtttttggaaaaatgcggTGAAATTGAGTACTAA
- the LOC126734217 gene encoding odorant receptor Or2-like: MQVRFVVGSSVKGEKKTRIPWRKAIATTETVLKITGIWPQEVKSYWSSIRLFVFITLSLIFDITIIVELRNLMRTQDYEALSTHLSTFGLYIGYSIKILIFQFKKKNFLNMLSIIDLPIFEDYPPRMEKYKTDCISMSNGIANFYISCVAISVFMYLNKPLYTDASLPISFSYDLNSLTYVLILALQCFGNYYLVMIGISFDMIIIGLINIATAQLDILGDTIVGFRAKNFKCIKEEEHAFFKQCVKRHQTIIRFVNETENIFTFIFLTQCLSSVTSICNGAFQLTHTGKLWSIHFIFNCAFAFDVLFEIGICCWFAGLLTIKSLEVADACYNYTWLNSPASTKKLLLIILMRSQRPLYITAGKYARLSMTSFLMVLKTAYSYFALMQSLYDKKNSQ; encoded by the exons ATGCAAGTTAGATTTGTAGTTGGCTCATCAGTTAAGGGCGAGAAAAAG ACAAGGATCCCATGGCGTAAAGCAATCGCAACAACCGAAACGGTCCTAAAGATAACCGGAATTTGGCCCCAAGAAGTGAAGAGCTACTGGAGCTCCATCAGACTCTTCGTATTCATTACCTTATCATTGATATTCGACATTACCATCATTGTAGAACTGAGAAACTTAATGAGAACACAAGATTATGAGGCTTTATCGACCCACTTGTCCACTTTTGGCCTGTATATCGGAtactccattaaaattttaattttccagtttaaaaagaagaatttccTTAACATGCTTAGCATAATAGATCTGCCAATTTTCGAAGATTACCCTCCTCGAATGGAAAAGTATAAGACGGACTGTATTTCCATGTCAAACGGTATTGCCAACTTTTACATAAGTTGTGTGGCCATAAgtgtttttatgtatttaaataaaccgTTATATACCGATGCATCATTGCCCATAAGCTTCTCCTATGATCTAAACTCCTTGACTTATGTGCTTATATTAGCATTACAATGCTTCGGGAATTATTACTTAGTAATGATTGGCATAAGCTTTGACATGATTATTATTGGATTAATTAATATTGCTACTGCTCAGCTTGATATACTGGGGGATACGATTGTGGGATTTagagcaaaaaattttaaatgcataaagGAGGAGGAACATGCGTTTTTTAAGCAGTGCGTTAAAAGACATCAAACAATTATAAG ATTTGTTAATGAAACGGAGAACatttttacgtttatttttttgactCAGTGTCTTTCCAGTGTTACGTCCATATGTAATGGGGCTTTTCAGTTGACTCACACg ggAAAACTTTGGagtattcattttatttttaattgcgcATTTGCTTTCGATGTCCTTTTTGAAATCGGTATTTGCTGTTGGTTTGCAGGACTGCTTACAATTAAG AGCTTAGAAGTGGCTGATGCATGTTACAACTATACCTGGTTAAATTCTCCAGCCAGTACTAAAAAACTATTGCTGATTATTCTAATGAGAAGTCAAAGGCCTTTGTATATTACCGCCGGGAAATATGCTAGATTATCAATGACATCATTTTTAAtg gttttgaaGACCGCCTACTCTTACTTCGCCTTAATGCAGAGCCTTTACGATAAAAAGAATAGCCAGTAA